The Triticum aestivum cultivar Chinese Spring chromosome 7B, IWGSC CS RefSeq v2.1, whole genome shotgun sequence genome window below encodes:
- the LOC123159105 gene encoding WAT1-related protein At1g44800, with the protein MELVGSWRKVMPYMAMVFLQFGYAGLFLLSVASLRQGMSHYVLVVYRNAIAAAAMAPFALWFERKTRRKMTLSLFYKIVALALLEPVLDQNFFYIGARNTSASFSSALTNVLPAVTFVNAILIRMERINIKERRSQAKIAGTVITVGGALLMVLFRGPVLNFPWTKHAGSHAVTDTASHSSGCWLLGIFMILLSSFCWSVFFILQSHTLRSYPSELSLTTMICVMGVVQSGVVALVMERDTKAWAIGFDMRLLTAAYSGVMCSGVAYYLQGIVIQERGPVFVTAFCPLCMIIVTVLGSFILSEVITLGRITGAMIIVVGLYALIWGKSNDHMNQVERDDNFEKHNSFELPFTTITITKASNLDHI; encoded by the exons ATGGAGCTCGTCGGGAGTTGGAGGAAGGTGATGCCTTACATGGCCATGGTCTTCCTCCAGTTCGGCTACGCCGGGCTCTTCCTCCTCTCCGTCGCGTCGTTGCGTCAGGGCATGAGCCACTACGTCCTCGTCGTCTACCGGAACGCCATCGCCGCCGCTGCCATGGCTCCGTTCGCGCTATGGTTTGAGAG GAAAACAAGGCGCAAAATGACCCTCTCCCTGTTCTACAAGATCGTCGCTCTGGCACTACTCGA GCCAGTCCTTGACCAGAACTTCTTCTACATAGGAGCTCGTAACACGTCGGCGAGTTTCTCTTCAGCGCTCACCAACGTATTGCCGGCCGTAACATTTGTAAATGCCATCCTGATCAG GATGGAGAGAATAAACATCAAGGAGCGGCGGAGCCAGGCGAAGATCGCCGGCACGGTGATCACAGTCGGCGGAGCGCTGCTCATGGTACTTTTCCGCGGCCCTGTCCTCAACTTCCCATGGACCAAGCACGCCGGAAGCCACGCCGTCACCGACACGGCCAGCCACAGCAGCGGTTGCTGgctcctgggcatcttcatgaTCCTGTTGAGCTCCTTCTGCTGGTCCGTCTTCTTCATTCTCCAG TCACACACGTTGAGAAGTTACCCGTCAGAGCTCTCCCTGACCACGATGATATGCGTCATGGGCGTCGTGCAGAGCGGCGTGGTTGCGCTGGTAATGGAGCGTGACACCAAGGCTTGGGCAATCGGATTCGACATGAGGCTCTTGACGGCCGCCTACTCC GGTGTAATGTGTTCTGGGGTTGCTTATTATTTGCAAGGGATAGTTATCCAAGAACGGGGGCCAGTGTTTGTCACTGCTTTTTGCCCTCTCTGCATGATCATAGTGACTGTGCTAGGCTCCTTCATTCTTTCCGAGGTGATTACATTGGGAAG GATCACTGGTGCGATGATTATTGTTGTTGGTCTCTATGCTCTCATCTGGGGCAAGAGCAATGACCATATGAATCAAGTTGAGCGCGATGACAATTTTGAAAAGCACAACTCTTTTGAGCTACCGTTTACTACCATCACCATTACCAAAGCAAGCAACCTTGATCACATTTGA